The following coding sequences lie in one Patescibacteria group bacterium genomic window:
- the pilM gene encoding type IV pilus assembly protein PilM encodes MIFDSLLGKKKSFLGVDIGTASIKLVELTAGPNNVPRLLTYGRAEESIDFTKADSEEDIKRIVATLKEICRRAKTKSQQTVSALPSFTVFSSVISLPTMSPKELAAAVKLEARKFVPLPVEEMILDWKILSDKVDKPSEETKNIRVLLTAAPQNVVRRYLEIFKRAELELLSLETEAFALERSLVGGSNEIIMIVDIGAVTTDISVIENSIPILSRSIDVGGFTITKAIGRSLNIDLRRAEQFKRDIGLTTASSSGNNGIIKTIENTIGPIINEIKYTFNLYQSQSPKGIDKIILTGGSSFLPGLDSYLSDIFQLKVYVGDPWAQISYPTEMKPILDEIGPQFASAIGLAMRELI; translated from the coding sequence ATGATTTTTGACAGCCTATTAGGTAAAAAGAAATCTTTTTTAGGTGTTGATATTGGTACTGCTAGTATAAAATTAGTAGAATTGACAGCTGGGCCGAATAACGTTCCTCGTCTGCTTACTTATGGTCGAGCTGAGGAGTCGATTGATTTTACCAAGGCTGATTCGGAAGAAGATATTAAACGTATTGTGGCGACCCTTAAAGAAATTTGTCGTCGAGCTAAAACCAAAAGTCAGCAGACTGTCTCAGCCTTACCAAGTTTTACTGTTTTTAGTTCGGTGATTAGTTTGCCGACCATGTCACCCAAAGAATTAGCTGCTGCTGTTAAATTGGAAGCTAGAAAATTTGTACCTTTGCCAGTGGAAGAAATGATATTAGATTGGAAAATATTGAGTGATAAAGTAGATAAACCGAGCGAAGAAACTAAAAATATTAGAGTTCTTTTAACGGCTGCTCCACAGAATGTGGTTAGGCGTTATTTAGAAATATTTAAACGAGCTGAGTTAGAATTATTAAGTTTGGAAACTGAAGCTTTTGCTTTGGAAAGAAGTTTGGTTGGCGGTAGTAATGAAATTATTATGATAGTTGATATTGGGGCCGTGACCACTGATATATCGGTTATCGAAAATAGTATACCTATTTTAAGTCGCAGTATTGATGTAGGTGGTTTTACAATTACTAAAGCTATCGGCCGGAGTTTGAATATTGATTTAAGGCGAGCTGAGCAATTTAAACGTGACATTGGTTTAACCACCGCCAGTAGTAGTGGTAATAATGGAATAATTAAAACTATAGAAAATACTATCGGCCCAATTATTAATGAAATTAAATATACTTTTAATCTTTATCAAAGTCAGTCTCCTAAAGGTATAGACAAAATAATTTTAACTGGTGGCTCATCTTTTTTACCTGGACTTGATAGTTATTTATCTGATATTTTTCAGCTTAAGGTTTATGTTGGTGACCCGTGGGCACAGATAAGTTATCCCACAGAAATGAAACCAATTTTAGATGAAATTGGTCCTCAGTTTGCTAGCGCTATTGGTTTAGCTATGCGTGAATTAATTTAA